Genomic DNA from Candidatus Hydrogenedentota bacterium:
CTTGCGGGTGCTGCCCGCGGCGGTCTTCGCGGCCAGCTCCTCCGCCGTGAGGTTCTCCTGCGTGGCGTAGGTGACGTCCTCCTGGTAGTACTTGCAGACGTTTTCGGTCAGCTCGAGGGTGCCCAGGTCGCCCTGGATCAGCTCGGACGCGCCGCGCTTGGCGTTGCTCAGGATGCTGGTGTAGACAAAGCGCACGGTGTAGTTGCGGTTCGCCGTGCTGTCGTCCATGAGCGTCGTGCGGGACTTGGTCTGGATGAAGCCCGGCGAGCTGCGCTTCATGTCGTACTCGAAGACGAGCACGATGTTGTCGTGGGCCGTGCGGCCGTCCTTCCAGTAGTCGAGCCCGGCGACGGAGAAGACGCGGGTGGGCACGGCCTTGAGGAACCAGTTGGCGATGTCGGTCTGGTGCGTGGCCAGCTCGGTGTAGAGCCCGCCGGACACCTCGTCAAACAGGCGCCAGTTCATGTGCAGCTCGAAGTCGGGGATGTACTTCTTCTCCTCCTCGTTCAGCACGTAGTCCTTCGGCATGGGGCGGCGCCACTGGTTGTTGCGGTGCCACTGCGCGGTGATGTGGGTGATGCGGCCGAGCATGCCGCGGTCGTAGGTCATCCACATGCCCAGGTTGTACTTGGGGTTGTAGCGGCGCTGGTGGCCGACCTGCACGAACTTGCCGGTGTCGTGGCATTTCTGGATGACCGCGCGGCCCTCCTCGACGGTGCGGACCATGGTCTTCTCGCAGAAGACGTACTTGCCCGCGTCCAGCGCGTCCAGCGTGATCGGCGCGTGGGTCATGAGCGGCGACGCGATCACGACGCCGTCCAGCGTCTCCTTCTCCAGCATCTCCTTGTAGTTGTAGTACACGTTCGGCGCCGGCAGCGCCTTCGCCGCCGCCTTCATCTCGTCCGTCACCGGCGCGCCCTCGGCCAGGTACTGCTTCGCGTTGGAGAGCATCACCAGCGGCCGGGCCGACTTCTGGTTCGCCGCGTACACGTCGCTGAACGCCGCCACATGGATGTCGTCGTTGCCGCAGAGGCCCTCGTTCAGGTGGAAGCAGCCCTGGCCGCCCAGGCCGATGCAGCCCACCACGACCTTGCTGTTCTGCGCGTAGGAGAAGGGGGAGTACGCCGTGGCGATGGAGAAGGCCGCGGCGCCGGCGCCGGCCACCTTGACGAAGTCGCGCCTGCTGATGTCACTGCTCATGGAATCTCGCTCCTGTGCCGCGGCCGGGGCCGCGAAATGTTAAGAGGGCCACTCCGCGCGGCCCGCGCCGGTACTGTACCGGCCCGGGCGGGCGCGCCTGCATTCCAAGGTTGCGGGGGCGAGCCGTCCCGTGTCCCCCGCTTTCCGCGTTTTTCGGCGTAACAGACGGTTCCCGAACCATTTGACCGCGCCAGAAACGAAAAGGTTGCGCCAAAGCGGCGGAACGGCAAAAAGCCGCCGGGTATTATAGGGGCATCCCGCCGCCGCAGTCCACTTTTCCGGGAATGCGGGAAGCGGGCACACGGGCCGAAAATGCTCCGACAAGAGATTGCCGCGTCGGCCGGGGCGGCCTCCTCGCAACGACCGGGCGAATCACCGTCATCGCGAGGAAGCGGAGCGACCGAAACGATCTCGTTCCCGGCATGCCCCCGCTCCCCACTTCTCTTCTTGGCGACTTGGGCCGTGCCGCCTTCTTGCCCCGCGGCGCGCCTTCGCGGTACAATGGGGTTGTCATGAACACGCAACGGCACAACGCGAACCTGCGACTGCGGCTCCGACTCGGACGCCGGAAGGCTTCCGCTGTGCCCTGCCGTGTGTGACTGAACTGACAGAACGCGCATTCCGGGCCGCGGGGCCAGTCCCCGCGGCCTTTTCTTTTTGTCTGGACGCAAAAAACGGCGGCGCACGCCGCGCCGCACCCCGAAAGGAGGTGGTGTCTTATGGATTTGGGGCTCGACGGGCTCGAATCCGGCTGCTTGCCCGCCCTGAGGCGGATGTCTGTCTGTGCACATGAAAAAGCAACCAGAAAAGGACCGGTACCATGGAAAGAGAGATTCGTTTTTTCGACACCACCCTGCGCGACGGGGAGCAGACCCCGGGGGTGCATTTTGACGCGGAAACCAAGGTGATCCTGGCCCGCCGCCTGGAGGATTTCGGCGCGGCGGTCGTCGAGGCGGGCTTCCCCGCCTCGTCGCCGGGGGACGCGGAGGCGGTGCGCCGCGTGGCGGAGGCCCTGGAGCGCGCCGAGGTCGCCGCGCTGGCCCGGTGCCGCGCGGGGGACATTGACGCGGCCGCGGAGGCCCTGGCCCCCGCCCGCAGGCCCGTCCTCCACGTCGTGCTGGGCGTTTCGGACATTCATCTGGCGAAGAAGCTGCGCATGTCCCGCGCCGCCGCCGTGCGCGCCATTGCGGAGTCCGTCGCCCGCGCGCGCCGGCGCGTGGAGCGCGTGCAGTTCAGCGCCGAGGACGCCTCGCGCGCGGACCCGGTCTTCCTGCGCCAGTGCGCCCAGGCGGCGGCGGACGCGGG
This window encodes:
- a CDS encoding Gfo/Idh/MocA family oxidoreductase, coding for MSSDISRRDFVKVAGAGAAAFSIATAYSPFSYAQNSKVVVGCIGLGGQGCFHLNEGLCGNDDIHVAAFSDVYAANQKSARPLVMLSNAKQYLAEGAPVTDEMKAAAKALPAPNVYYNYKEMLEKETLDGVVIASPLMTHAPITLDALDAGKYVFCEKTMVRTVEEGRAVIQKCHDTGKFVQVGHQRRYNPKYNLGMWMTYDRGMLGRITHITAQWHRNNQWRRPMPKDYVLNEEEKKYIPDFELHMNWRLFDEVSGGLYTELATHQTDIANWFLKAVPTRVFSVAGLDYWKDGRTAHDNIVLVFEYDMKRSSPGFIQTKSRTTLMDDSTANRNYTVRFVYTSILSNAKRGASELIQGDLGTLELTENVCKYYQEDVTYATQENLTAEELAAKTAAGSTRKQTNEEMLNGVELFKDRTDLKVPDVYQFAAFVEGVRTGKVPLNNQMVGFTTALTAIAAIKSRTEGKIIDFDPAWTTFDFETPSHFEYDPAWGNAKPAEAAPAADAAAAPAPEAPAAPAQS